From Astyanax mexicanus isolate ESR-SI-001 chromosome 16, AstMex3_surface, whole genome shotgun sequence, one genomic window encodes:
- the tcf3b gene encoding transcription factor 3b isoform X1, producing the protein MNEQQDHTMAVETDKELSDLLDFSAMFAPPVANGKNRPTTLASSQFSGSGLDERSSSSPWAAGEQGSPSFNQERSYVEGSHYSEHDGLSSPFLSSGIGGKNERGPYSTFSSQPGFLPSDIVMTSADAMSPSGLKSGSQFYPSYGSNPRRRPPDGSIDTQPKKIRKPPGLPSSVYASTSGDEYPRDGVGYPGSKTGPVYPGSFYMQEGLHPSSDPWAPSGPLGQSGYSAMLGNSPHISQPGSFTAINPQDRMKRQPLPLSPQNYPLHGADVNGFHSGSGSYNHTSSINGTDSIMASRSSATGSSGDEIGKALASIYPSDHNSNNFPSTPSTPVGSPQGIAGATQWPRPAGQTALSPSYEGGLHALQNKMDDRLEEAIHVLRSHAVGGAHSEVHSLLGAVSSSVHNGALGGLSQSFSSAGLALGNRHPSMAASHHNDPACLPPSTSLLQTSHASGTPQPAGAPEGFSSLPGGLASNSADIKREDKEDDENSSVADKSEDDKKDTKGSRNKPRKEAFSLQTLSSVSDQGEDQDEDDEDLPAEVKVEREKERRVANNARERLRVRDINEAFKELGRMCQLHLSTDKPQTKLLILHQAVNVILNLEQQVRERNLNPKAACLKRREEEKVSGVVGDSQMQLSGAHPALGGDGHNPVSHI; encoded by the exons ATGAACGAGCAGCAGGACCACACAATGGCGGTCGAAACAGATAAGGAACTCAGCGACCTCTTGGATTTTAGTGCG ATGTTTGCGCCCCCTGTAGCCAATGGAAAGAACCGGCCAACCACGCTTGCCAGCAGTCAATTCAGTGGCTCAG GCTTGGACGAGCGCAGCAGTTCCAGTCCTTGGGCTGCTGGAGAGCAGGGCAGCCCTTCATTCAACCAGGAACGG AGTTATGTTGAGGGCTCACACTACAGCGAGCATGATGGGCTATCTTCCCCATTCCTTAGCTCAGGGATTGGCG GTAAGAATGAAAGAGGGCCTTACTCCACATTTAGTTCacag CCCGGGTTCCTGCCTTCAGACATAGTGATGACCAGTGCAGATGCCATGTCTCCCTCAGGCCTGAAGTCTGGCTCTCAGTTTTACCCCTCATACGGCAGTAACCCCCGCAGACGCCCTCCAGATGGAAGCATTG ACACTCAGCCAAAAAAGATTCGGAAGCCTCCAGGACTACCGTCTTCT GTCTATGCCTCCACGTCTGGTGATGAGTATCCCCGGGACGGCGTGGGTTATCCAGGCTCCAAAACGGGTCCTGTGTACCCTGGCTCGTTCTACATGCAAG AGGGTCTGCACCCATCATCTGATCCCTGGGCACCCTCTGGACCTCTGGGCCAGTCAGGCTACTCAGCCATGCTGGGTAACTCGCCCCACATCAGCCAGCCTGGCTCCTTCACTGCCATCAATCCACAGGACAGGAtg AAGCGCCAGCCGCTGCCTCTGTCCCCGCAAAACTACCCTCTACACGGAGCTGACGTCAACGGGTTCCACTCAGGCTCCGGATCTTACAACCACACGTCCTCCATTAATGGAACAGACAGCATTATGG CCAGTAGAAGCTCAGCCACAGGCAGCTCGGGGGATGAGATTGGAAAAGCTTTGGCTTCG ATCTACCCATCAGACCACAACAGCAACAATTTCCCCTCCACGCCTTCCACTCCAGTTGGTTCCCCCCAGGGCATTGCAG GTGCTACACAGTGGCCAAGACCTGCAGGCCAGACAGCTCTTTCACCTAGCTATGAAGGTGGACTACATGCACTT CAGAACAAAATGGATGACCGCCTGGAGGAGGCAATCCATGTGCTGCGCAGTCATGCGGTTGGTGGGGCCCACTCGGAAGTGCACAGCCTATTGGGTGCCGTGTCCTCGTCCGTTCATAACGGAGCTCTGGGAGGCCTCTCTCAGAGCTTTTCTAGTGCTGGACTAGCTCTGGGTAACAGACATCCTTCCATG GCTGCAAGCCACCACAATGACCCTGCATGCCTTCCTCCTAGCACCAGCCTATTACAGACATCCCATGCCTCAGGCACCCCACAGCCTGCAGGAGCACCAGAGGGTTTCAGCA GTTTGCCAGGAGGCTTAGCCTCAAACAGTGCTGACATCAAGAGGGAAGACAAAGAAGACGATGAGAACTCCTCAGTGGCAGATAAGTCTGAAGATGACAAGAAGGACACCAAAGGGTCTCGCAACAAGCCCAG AAAGGAGGCGTTTTCCCTCCAGACTCTTTCAAGTGTTTCAGACCAGGGAGAAGA TCAAGATGAAGACGATGAAGACCTGCCAGCTGAGGTGAAAGTAgagcgagagaaggagagaagggtGGCCAATAATGCGCGAGAGCGACTGCGCGTGCGTGACATCAACGAGGCCTTCAAAGAACTTGGCCGAATGTGTCAGCTGCACCTGAGCACGGACAAACCACAGACCAAGCTGCTGATCCTACACCAGGCTGTCAACGTCATCCTCAACCTGGAGCAGCAAGTGCGGG agCGCAATCTAAATCCGAAGGCAGCGTGTCTGAAGCGACGGGAGGAAGAAAAGGTGTCTGGTGTGGTGGGCGACTCTCAGATGCAGCTGTCGGGAGCCCACCCTGCATTGGGAGGAGATGGGCACAATCCTGTCAGTCATATATGA
- the tcf3b gene encoding transcription factor 3b isoform X2, translating to MNEQQDHTMAVETDKELSDLLDFSAMFAPPVANGKNRPTTLASSQFSGSGLDERSSSSPWAAGEQGSPSFNQERSYVEGSHYSEHDGLSSPFLSSGIGGKNERGPYSTFSSQPGFLPSDIVMTSADAMSPSGLKSGSQFYPSYGSNPRRRPPDGSIDTQPKKIRKPPGLPSSVYASTSGDEYPRDGVGYPGSKTGPVYPGSFYMQEGLHPSSDPWAPSGPLGQSGYSAMLGNSPHISQPGSFTAINPQDRMKRQPLPLSPQNYPLHGADVNGFHSGSGSYNHTSSINGTDSIMASRSSATGSSGDEIGKALASIYPSDHNSNNFPSTPSTPVGSPQGIAGATQWPRPAGQTALSPSYEGGLHALQNKMDDRLEEAIHVLRSHAVGGAHSEVHSLLGAVSSSVHNGALGGLSQSFSSAGLALGNRHPSMAASHHNDPACLPPSTSLLQTSHASGTPQPAGAPEGFSSLPGGLASNSADIKREDKEDDENSSVADKSEDDKKDTKGSRNKPSQDEDDEDLPAEVKVEREKERRVANNARERLRVRDINEAFKELGRMCQLHLSTDKPQTKLLILHQAVNVILNLEQQVRERNLNPKAACLKRREEEKVSGVVGDSQMQLSGAHPALGGDGHNPVSHI from the exons ATGAACGAGCAGCAGGACCACACAATGGCGGTCGAAACAGATAAGGAACTCAGCGACCTCTTGGATTTTAGTGCG ATGTTTGCGCCCCCTGTAGCCAATGGAAAGAACCGGCCAACCACGCTTGCCAGCAGTCAATTCAGTGGCTCAG GCTTGGACGAGCGCAGCAGTTCCAGTCCTTGGGCTGCTGGAGAGCAGGGCAGCCCTTCATTCAACCAGGAACGG AGTTATGTTGAGGGCTCACACTACAGCGAGCATGATGGGCTATCTTCCCCATTCCTTAGCTCAGGGATTGGCG GTAAGAATGAAAGAGGGCCTTACTCCACATTTAGTTCacag CCCGGGTTCCTGCCTTCAGACATAGTGATGACCAGTGCAGATGCCATGTCTCCCTCAGGCCTGAAGTCTGGCTCTCAGTTTTACCCCTCATACGGCAGTAACCCCCGCAGACGCCCTCCAGATGGAAGCATTG ACACTCAGCCAAAAAAGATTCGGAAGCCTCCAGGACTACCGTCTTCT GTCTATGCCTCCACGTCTGGTGATGAGTATCCCCGGGACGGCGTGGGTTATCCAGGCTCCAAAACGGGTCCTGTGTACCCTGGCTCGTTCTACATGCAAG AGGGTCTGCACCCATCATCTGATCCCTGGGCACCCTCTGGACCTCTGGGCCAGTCAGGCTACTCAGCCATGCTGGGTAACTCGCCCCACATCAGCCAGCCTGGCTCCTTCACTGCCATCAATCCACAGGACAGGAtg AAGCGCCAGCCGCTGCCTCTGTCCCCGCAAAACTACCCTCTACACGGAGCTGACGTCAACGGGTTCCACTCAGGCTCCGGATCTTACAACCACACGTCCTCCATTAATGGAACAGACAGCATTATGG CCAGTAGAAGCTCAGCCACAGGCAGCTCGGGGGATGAGATTGGAAAAGCTTTGGCTTCG ATCTACCCATCAGACCACAACAGCAACAATTTCCCCTCCACGCCTTCCACTCCAGTTGGTTCCCCCCAGGGCATTGCAG GTGCTACACAGTGGCCAAGACCTGCAGGCCAGACAGCTCTTTCACCTAGCTATGAAGGTGGACTACATGCACTT CAGAACAAAATGGATGACCGCCTGGAGGAGGCAATCCATGTGCTGCGCAGTCATGCGGTTGGTGGGGCCCACTCGGAAGTGCACAGCCTATTGGGTGCCGTGTCCTCGTCCGTTCATAACGGAGCTCTGGGAGGCCTCTCTCAGAGCTTTTCTAGTGCTGGACTAGCTCTGGGTAACAGACATCCTTCCATG GCTGCAAGCCACCACAATGACCCTGCATGCCTTCCTCCTAGCACCAGCCTATTACAGACATCCCATGCCTCAGGCACCCCACAGCCTGCAGGAGCACCAGAGGGTTTCAGCA GTTTGCCAGGAGGCTTAGCCTCAAACAGTGCTGACATCAAGAGGGAAGACAAAGAAGACGATGAGAACTCCTCAGTGGCAGATAAGTCTGAAGATGACAAGAAGGACACCAAAGGGTCTCGCAACAAGCCCAG TCAAGATGAAGACGATGAAGACCTGCCAGCTGAGGTGAAAGTAgagcgagagaaggagagaagggtGGCCAATAATGCGCGAGAGCGACTGCGCGTGCGTGACATCAACGAGGCCTTCAAAGAACTTGGCCGAATGTGTCAGCTGCACCTGAGCACGGACAAACCACAGACCAAGCTGCTGATCCTACACCAGGCTGTCAACGTCATCCTCAACCTGGAGCAGCAAGTGCGGG agCGCAATCTAAATCCGAAGGCAGCGTGTCTGAAGCGACGGGAGGAAGAAAAGGTGTCTGGTGTGGTGGGCGACTCTCAGATGCAGCTGTCGGGAGCCCACCCTGCATTGGGAGGAGATGGGCACAATCCTGTCAGTCATATATGA
- the tcf3b gene encoding transcription factor 3b isoform X3: MFAPPVANGKNRPTTLASSQFSGSGLDERSSSSPWAAGEQGSPSFNQERSYVEGSHYSEHDGLSSPFLSSGIGGKNERGPYSTFSSQPGFLPSDIVMTSADAMSPSGLKSGSQFYPSYGSNPRRRPPDGSIDTQPKKIRKPPGLPSSVYASTSGDEYPRDGVGYPGSKTGPVYPGSFYMQEGLHPSSDPWAPSGPLGQSGYSAMLGNSPHISQPGSFTAINPQDRMKRQPLPLSPQNYPLHGADVNGFHSGSGSYNHTSSINGTDSIMASRSSATGSSGDEIGKALASIYPSDHNSNNFPSTPSTPVGSPQGIAGATQWPRPAGQTALSPSYEGGLHALQNKMDDRLEEAIHVLRSHAVGGAHSEVHSLLGAVSSSVHNGALGGLSQSFSSAGLALGNRHPSMAASHHNDPACLPPSTSLLQTSHASGTPQPAGAPEGFSSLPGGLASNSADIKREDKEDDENSSVADKSEDDKKDTKGSRNKPRKEAFSLQTLSSVSDQGEDQDEDDEDLPAEVKVEREKERRVANNARERLRVRDINEAFKELGRMCQLHLSTDKPQTKLLILHQAVNVILNLEQQVRERNLNPKAACLKRREEEKVSGVVGDSQMQLSGAHPALGGDGHNPVSHI; this comes from the exons ATGTTTGCGCCCCCTGTAGCCAATGGAAAGAACCGGCCAACCACGCTTGCCAGCAGTCAATTCAGTGGCTCAG GCTTGGACGAGCGCAGCAGTTCCAGTCCTTGGGCTGCTGGAGAGCAGGGCAGCCCTTCATTCAACCAGGAACGG AGTTATGTTGAGGGCTCACACTACAGCGAGCATGATGGGCTATCTTCCCCATTCCTTAGCTCAGGGATTGGCG GTAAGAATGAAAGAGGGCCTTACTCCACATTTAGTTCacag CCCGGGTTCCTGCCTTCAGACATAGTGATGACCAGTGCAGATGCCATGTCTCCCTCAGGCCTGAAGTCTGGCTCTCAGTTTTACCCCTCATACGGCAGTAACCCCCGCAGACGCCCTCCAGATGGAAGCATTG ACACTCAGCCAAAAAAGATTCGGAAGCCTCCAGGACTACCGTCTTCT GTCTATGCCTCCACGTCTGGTGATGAGTATCCCCGGGACGGCGTGGGTTATCCAGGCTCCAAAACGGGTCCTGTGTACCCTGGCTCGTTCTACATGCAAG AGGGTCTGCACCCATCATCTGATCCCTGGGCACCCTCTGGACCTCTGGGCCAGTCAGGCTACTCAGCCATGCTGGGTAACTCGCCCCACATCAGCCAGCCTGGCTCCTTCACTGCCATCAATCCACAGGACAGGAtg AAGCGCCAGCCGCTGCCTCTGTCCCCGCAAAACTACCCTCTACACGGAGCTGACGTCAACGGGTTCCACTCAGGCTCCGGATCTTACAACCACACGTCCTCCATTAATGGAACAGACAGCATTATGG CCAGTAGAAGCTCAGCCACAGGCAGCTCGGGGGATGAGATTGGAAAAGCTTTGGCTTCG ATCTACCCATCAGACCACAACAGCAACAATTTCCCCTCCACGCCTTCCACTCCAGTTGGTTCCCCCCAGGGCATTGCAG GTGCTACACAGTGGCCAAGACCTGCAGGCCAGACAGCTCTTTCACCTAGCTATGAAGGTGGACTACATGCACTT CAGAACAAAATGGATGACCGCCTGGAGGAGGCAATCCATGTGCTGCGCAGTCATGCGGTTGGTGGGGCCCACTCGGAAGTGCACAGCCTATTGGGTGCCGTGTCCTCGTCCGTTCATAACGGAGCTCTGGGAGGCCTCTCTCAGAGCTTTTCTAGTGCTGGACTAGCTCTGGGTAACAGACATCCTTCCATG GCTGCAAGCCACCACAATGACCCTGCATGCCTTCCTCCTAGCACCAGCCTATTACAGACATCCCATGCCTCAGGCACCCCACAGCCTGCAGGAGCACCAGAGGGTTTCAGCA GTTTGCCAGGAGGCTTAGCCTCAAACAGTGCTGACATCAAGAGGGAAGACAAAGAAGACGATGAGAACTCCTCAGTGGCAGATAAGTCTGAAGATGACAAGAAGGACACCAAAGGGTCTCGCAACAAGCCCAG AAAGGAGGCGTTTTCCCTCCAGACTCTTTCAAGTGTTTCAGACCAGGGAGAAGA TCAAGATGAAGACGATGAAGACCTGCCAGCTGAGGTGAAAGTAgagcgagagaaggagagaagggtGGCCAATAATGCGCGAGAGCGACTGCGCGTGCGTGACATCAACGAGGCCTTCAAAGAACTTGGCCGAATGTGTCAGCTGCACCTGAGCACGGACAAACCACAGACCAAGCTGCTGATCCTACACCAGGCTGTCAACGTCATCCTCAACCTGGAGCAGCAAGTGCGGG agCGCAATCTAAATCCGAAGGCAGCGTGTCTGAAGCGACGGGAGGAAGAAAAGGTGTCTGGTGTGGTGGGCGACTCTCAGATGCAGCTGTCGGGAGCCCACCCTGCATTGGGAGGAGATGGGCACAATCCTGTCAGTCATATATGA
- the LOC125782236 gene encoding cytochrome b-c1 complex subunit 10-like, with amino-acid sequence MLKILSRLVGPKYTSVAKAWVPTLLGWGAAGAVAVVHFTDWRLILDYVPYINGKFKKEE; translated from the exons ATGCTGAAGATTCTCTCCAGACTGGTTGGACCAAAATACACCTCTGTCGCTAAAGCGTG GGTTCCCACTCTACTTGGCTGGGGCGCTGCAGGTGCTGTGGCTGTCGTTCATTTCACTGATTGGCGCCTCATTCTGGATTATGTGCCGTACATCAATGGCAAATTCAAAAAAGAAGAGTAG